CGTAAGTGTCTGCGCGTCAATCCGTTGCGTGCGCCGAGAAGGCGCCGACCCCCCCCCCATGCTCCTCCAATATTGGCACGGCGGCGAAGCTGGGTCCATATGGACCGCGGGGCGGAGTGGACGACTGTGCAATTTGCCCGAGCCGTTCGTGCCCCTGGGGTGCGAGCGTGGAGTTCGGTCCTTCGCCCCGTGGGGGAGGGGCGCTCGTAATTTACTGATCAGACTGGGCATTTGTAAAAGGAAGTGGGAGCCTCCTGCGGGAGGCTCCCACTGACAAGTGAAACAACTTGAACCGCTGCCCCTTGAAAAGCGGGCGGCTGGTTCAGTTCAAGACGAACCCGATGGTCTCGACCTTGCCGGGGCCGCGGGCGATGTCCAGGGCCTTCACCACGGATTCGTAGGGGGCCTTGTCGTCCACGTCGACGAAGAGGACCTTGTCCGCGCGTGTGGCGAAGATGGCGCCGAGCCGTTCGCCCAGGTCCTGCAGCGTGACGGG
This is a stretch of genomic DNA from Acidobacteriota bacterium. It encodes these proteins:
- a CDS encoding biopolymer transporter ExbD, translated to DILLVLIIIFMVITPILQKGFTTQVPPKAPPSTNPSQSNAIVLQIDAGSGMSINRQPVTLQDLGERLGAIFATRADKVLFVDVDDKAPYESVVKALDIARGPGKVETIGFVLN